A genomic stretch from Helianthus annuus cultivar XRQ/B chromosome 1, HanXRQr2.0-SUNRISE, whole genome shotgun sequence includes:
- the LOC118491193 gene encoding uncharacterized protein LOC118491193 → MAQYLGDFQFGVGMSNGAEAVLHSANRFLNSFHADGSLALLTVDFSNAFNTVDRTTFLKEVHQHCPSIYRWVQFLYAQPAWLYVSNECIGATTGVQQGDPLGPLLFSLALHPLILRVQDRCNLPFHAWYLDDGTIIGNATEVARALDIINEEGSSLGLYLNIKKTEVYWPTCDGQKLRDGLFPKGIGRPERGVKLLGGAVSRDPSFVGELAGRRATGAVELMKLLPCLRDPQCELLLLRSCMGVAKLLFGLRTCQPYLMEDASFRFDDGLREAIEDIVVGGGPFFGDLQWRLASLPMRLGGLGLLSARDVGVYAFVASRAQSWELQDHILRNSGVVGLDGDYLQALERLNVHLPDFDIGGFSKKDTAPSKPQTTLANALFSKIAQRLGENFDLSSRQRAVWECLKGPHAQDFLTVIPIEGLGQCMSAVEYRAILKYRLMIPMYPEDETCPICRKACMDKYGEHAVHCKELPGFKYRHDWVRDVLWDILRRAGISSKKEAPVNFLTDPMEGRSTLRPADLLVFGWARGKHACVDLTGVSPLVGLRENGFVAGQAARKAESKKVDKHAKACAENQHVFVPFAFDTFGSLAPEAIQILTRVQQLYLMVNQSYIYLSN, encoded by the exons ATGGCGCAGTACTTAGGAGACTTTCAGTTTGGGGTGGGGATGTCAAACGGTGCAGAGGCGGTGCTTCACAGTGCGAACAGGTTTCTCAACTCCTTTCATGCAGATGGTTCCTTAGCCTTGCTTACTGTGGACTTCTCCAATGCGTTCAACACGGTTGACCGCACAACCTTCCTGAAAGAGGTTCATCAACATTGTCCGTCAATCTATCGATGGGTTCAATTCCTTTACGCCCAGCCTGCTTGGTTGTATGTTAGTAATGAGTGTATTGGGGCTACTACTGGAGTGCAACAAGGGGATCCCTTGGGGCCCCTTCTCTTTTCCCTTGCCTTACACCCACTCATTCTCAGGGTGCAGGACCGATGTAACCTTCCGTTTCATGCTTGGTACTTGGATGATGGGACGATTATCGGCAATGCGACAGAGGTTGCTAGGGCATTAGATATTATTAACGAGGAAGGGTCATCTCTAGGACTTTACCTCAACATTAAGAAAACAGAGGTTTATTGGCCGACATGTGATGGGCAGAAACTTCGGGACGGGCTTTTCCCGAAAGGGATTGGCAGACCAGAGAGGGGGGTTAAGCTACTGGGTGGAGCTGTTAGCCGTGACCCTAGCTTTGTTGGCGAGTTGGCAGGGCGGCGGGCGACGGGGGCGGTTGAACTCATGAAACTCTTGCCATGCCTTAGGGACCCTCAATGTGAACTCCTTCTGCTAAGATCTTGCATGGGGGTTGCTAAGTTACTTTTCGGGCTGCGAACTTGTCAACCTTATTTGATGGAGGATGCATCATTCCGGTTCGATGATGGCCTCCGAGAGGCTATAGAAGACATAGTCGTGGGTGGTGGCCCATTCTTTGGGGACCTCCAATGGCGTTTGGCATCACTGCCAATGCGTCTAGGTGGTTTGGGCCTGCTCTCAGCTCGAGATGTTGGGGTTTATGCTTTTGTGGCATCCAGAGCTCAGTCTTGGGAACTACAGGATCATATCCTTCGGAACAGTGGGGTTGTCGGGCTCGACGGGGACTATCTGCAGGCGCTTGAACGATTAAATGTCCATCTCCCAGACTTTGATATCGGCGGTTTCTCtaaaaaggacaccgcccccTCGAAACCACAAACAACTTTGGCGAATGCTCTATTTAGCAAAATCGCTCAAAGACTGGGAGAAAATTTTGATTTGTCATCTCGCCAGAGGGCGGTGTGGGAGTGTCTGAAGGGTCCCCATGCTCAGGATTTTCTGACTGTTATCCCAATTGAGGGGCTGGGACAATGTATGTCAGCAGTAGAATACAGAGCAATCCTTAAATACCGGCTGATGATCCCTATGTATCCAGAAGATGAAACGTGCCCAATATGTCGTAAAGCTTGTATGGATAAATACGGAGAGCACGCAGTGCATTGTAAAGAGCTCCCTGGGTtcaaatatcggcatgactgGGTGCGAGATGTTTTGTGGGACATCCTGAGAAGAGCTGGGATTTCATCTAAGAAAGAGGCTCCTGTGAATTTCCTTACGGACcctatggaagggagatctactctgCGACCAGCAGATCTGCTCGTCTTTGGGTGGGCTagggggaaacatgcttgtgttgACCTCACGGGGGTTTCCCCTCTGGTTGGTTTAAGGGAAAACGGGTTTGTAGCTGGACAAGCAGCAAGAAAGGCAGAATCGAAGAAAGTTGACAAGCACGCTAAAGCTTGTGCAGAGAACCAGCATGTTTTTGTCCCTTTTGCCTTTGACACATTTGGCTCCCTAGCGCCAGAAGCTATCCAAATCCTGACCAGGGTCCAACAG ttgtACCTTATGGTTAATCAATCGTACATCTATCTTTCTAACTAA
- the LOC110873643 gene encoding cysteine-rich and transmembrane domain-containing protein WIH1: MSTYTQNPPHQVPDYPPTQVSGGGTGYIDPTPLSAPPVAVGQPVKDDYEPSGQNPPHGTQSRGDGFWRGCCAGMCCCCLLDICF; this comes from the exons ATGAGTACCTATACTCAAAACCCGCCACATCAAG TTCCTGATTATCCACCAACTCAAGTCTCCGGGGGTGGCACCGGTTATATAGATCCAACACCATTATCAGCACCACCTGTTGCAGTTGGTCAACCGGTGAAAGATGACTATGAACCAAGTGGCCAGAACCCTCCTCATGGAACTCAGTCTAGGGGTGATGGGTTCTGGAGAGGATG TTGTGCTGGCATGTGTTGCTGTTGCCTCTTGGATATATGCTTCTAG